In Lysobacter luteus, a single window of DNA contains:
- the gspG gene encoding type II secretion system major pseudopilin GspG: MRTPRFPSRHFRAPSAARQAGMSLIEIIIVIVLIGAVLTFVGSRVLGGADRAKANLAKSQVTTLAQKVEAFQMDTGRLPTTLDELVTAPADAAGWLGPYAKAPELNDPWGHPVEYRAPGESGPFDLVVLGKDGKVGGTSVDGDIRYE, from the coding sequence ATGCGAACCCCGCGATTCCCGAGCCGACACTTCCGTGCCCCGTCCGCCGCCCGCCAGGCCGGCATGAGCCTGATCGAGATCATCATCGTGATCGTGCTGATCGGCGCGGTGCTGACCTTCGTGGGCAGCCGCGTGCTGGGCGGCGCCGACCGCGCCAAGGCCAACCTGGCCAAGTCGCAGGTGACCACGCTGGCGCAGAAGGTCGAAGCGTTCCAGATGGACACCGGGCGCTTGCCCACAACCCTGGACGAGCTGGTCACCGCGCCGGCCGACGCGGCCGGCTGGCTCGGCCCGTATGCCAAGGCACCCGAGCTCAACGACCCGTGGGGGCATCCGGTCGAGTACCGGGCCCCGGGCGAGAGCGGCCCGTTCGACCTGGTGGTGCTTGGCAAGGACGGCAAGGTCGGTGGCACCAGCGTCGACGGTGACATCCGTTACGAGTAG
- the xpsH gene encoding type II secretion system protein XpsH: MSATRSLYRPGTHSPGRRMRGVSLLEMLLVVGLIAAASLLAAAAFTGGFAGAQLRSSAKEIAAQLRYTRTRAIATGQPQRFVIDPAARTWQAPDGRQGGIPDALEVRFTGARQVQPTRGEGAVMFFGDGAATGGRIQLRRDSAAWNVDVAWLTGEVTLARDGGPP, encoded by the coding sequence ATGAGCGCCACCCGCAGCCTCTACCGCCCGGGGACGCATTCGCCGGGTCGGCGCATGCGTGGCGTGTCGCTGCTGGAGATGCTGCTGGTGGTCGGCCTGATCGCGGCGGCCAGCCTGCTGGCGGCGGCCGCGTTCACCGGCGGGTTTGCCGGCGCGCAGCTGCGCTCGAGCGCGAAGGAGATCGCCGCGCAGCTGCGCTACACCCGCACCCGCGCGATCGCGACGGGGCAGCCGCAGCGTTTCGTGATCGACCCGGCCGCGCGCACCTGGCAGGCACCCGACGGTCGCCAGGGCGGGATCCCCGATGCGCTGGAGGTGCGCTTCACCGGTGCCCGCCAGGTGCAGCCGACCCGCGGCGAGGGGGCGGTGATGTTCTTCGGTGACGGCGCGGCGACCGGTGGCCGGATCCAGCTGCGCCGGGATTCGGCGGCGTGGAACGTCGACGTGGCCTGGTTGACCGGAGAAGTCACGCTGGCGCGCGACGGAGGGCCACCGTGA
- the xpsF gene encoding type II secretion system protein XpsF, translating into MALYRYKALNSRGELLDGQMEAASDAEVANRLQEQGHLPVEARLASEGGAATSWKGLFKPRPFAGERLVQFTQQLATLLGAGQPLDRALTILLELPEDDAARRIVGDVRDAVRGGSPLSTALERQHGTFSRLYVNMVRAGEAGGSLHETLSRLADYLERSRALQGRVVNALIYPAILLVMVGLSLLFLLGYVVPQFAQMYESLDATLPLFTRVVLGVGLFVRDWWIVLVVMPALALLWIDRKRRDPVFREWLDGWVLRRRFFGALVAKVETARLARTLGTLVRNGVPLMAALGIAQKVMDNRVLAADVEAAAAEVKNGAALSTALGRGKRFPRLALQMIQVGEESGELDAMLVKTAETFEHQTSLALDRMLAALVPVVTVVLAGVVGVVVMAVLTPLYDLTNAVG; encoded by the coding sequence ATGGCGCTGTACCGCTACAAGGCGCTCAACAGCCGCGGCGAGCTGCTCGACGGACAGATGGAAGCCGCCAGCGACGCCGAGGTCGCGAACCGGCTGCAGGAGCAGGGCCATCTGCCGGTGGAAGCCCGGCTGGCAAGCGAGGGCGGTGCGGCGACCAGCTGGAAAGGGTTGTTCAAGCCACGGCCGTTCGCCGGCGAGCGGCTGGTGCAGTTCACCCAGCAGCTGGCCACGCTGCTGGGCGCCGGGCAACCGCTCGACCGTGCGCTGACGATCCTGCTGGAGCTGCCCGAGGACGACGCGGCCAGGCGCATCGTCGGCGACGTGCGCGATGCCGTGCGCGGTGGCAGCCCGCTGTCGACCGCGCTGGAGCGCCAGCACGGCACGTTCTCGCGGCTGTACGTCAACATGGTCCGCGCGGGCGAGGCCGGTGGCAGCCTGCATGAAACCCTGTCCCGCCTGGCCGATTACCTGGAGCGGTCGCGCGCGCTGCAGGGCCGGGTGGTCAACGCGTTGATCTACCCGGCGATCCTGCTGGTGATGGTCGGCCTGAGCCTGCTGTTCCTGCTGGGCTACGTGGTCCCGCAGTTCGCCCAGATGTACGAGAGCCTGGACGCGACCCTGCCGCTGTTCACCCGGGTGGTACTCGGCGTCGGGCTGTTCGTGCGCGACTGGTGGATCGTGCTCGTGGTGATGCCCGCTCTGGCGCTGCTGTGGATCGACCGCAAGCGTCGCGACCCGGTATTCCGAGAATGGCTGGATGGCTGGGTGCTGCGTCGGCGGTTCTTCGGCGCGCTGGTGGCCAAGGTCGAGACCGCGCGGCTCGCCCGCACCCTCGGTACGCTGGTGCGCAACGGCGTGCCGCTGATGGCCGCGCTGGGCATCGCCCAGAAGGTGATGGACAACCGCGTGCTGGCCGCCGATGTCGAAGCCGCCGCGGCCGAGGTCAAGAACGGCGCGGCGCTGTCGACCGCGCTGGGCCGGGGCAAGCGCTTCCCGAGGCTGGCGTTGCAGATGATCCAGGTCGGCGAGGAGTCCGGCGAACTCGATGCGATGCTGGTCAAGACGGCGGAGACCTTCGAGCACCAGACCTCGCTCGCGCTGGACCGCATGCTGGCGGCGCTGGTGCCGGTGGTCACCGTGGTGCTGGCCGGCGTGGTCGGCGTGGTGGTGATGGCGGTGCTGACGCCGCTGTACGACCTGACCAACGCGGTCGGCTAG
- the xpsI gene encoding type II secretion system protein XpsI — translation MRRPAAPRRQRGYSLLEVIVAFALLALALGLLLGTLSGATRQVRWSGDAGRAALHAQSLLDTVGVGQALEPGRVDGEFEDGRYRWSLEVSPWTEGAAPPTRPGAARLLELALTVQWGDGGPRERLQLRSLRLVQGGDAMVMP, via the coding sequence GTGAGGCGCCCTGCCGCCCCGCGGCGCCAGCGCGGCTATTCGCTGCTGGAGGTGATCGTCGCCTTCGCGCTGCTGGCGCTGGCGCTGGGCCTGCTGCTGGGCACGCTGTCGGGGGCGACCCGGCAGGTGCGCTGGTCGGGCGATGCCGGTCGCGCCGCGTTGCATGCCCAGTCGCTGCTCGACACGGTCGGCGTCGGCCAGGCGCTGGAACCGGGACGGGTTGACGGCGAGTTCGAGGACGGCCGCTACCGCTGGTCGCTGGAGGTGTCGCCTTGGACTGAAGGAGCGGCGCCGCCGACGCGACCCGGCGCCGCGCGACTGCTGGAACTCGCCCTCACCGTGCAGTGGGGCGATGGCGGCCCGCGTGAGCGCCTGCAGCTGCGCAGCCTGCGGCTGGTGCAGGGCGGCGACGCGATGGTGATGCCGTGA